In Leopardus geoffroyi isolate Oge1 chromosome D1, O.geoffroyi_Oge1_pat1.0, whole genome shotgun sequence, a single window of DNA contains:
- the LOC123602736 gene encoding membrane-spanning 4-domains subfamily A member 4A-like: MVLWNDGPEELAPPTSCSSRGMQSTKDYVDTPKGTTGWFGPNPLQKDNIIQVDQTDNLKIFLKGEPQILGVTQILIGLMKVCLFVIGLCFYSSDFHYWCYPLTMVSGYPVWGSLFFFLSGAVSIAAGRKMTLNLIKGSLGVNLLSAVAGVIGIIVLIIELTVLFAPEKKCLILRTFEIVILVLSLLEVSIAISLSVFGCKVTCFVTQVVIIQSTNDKVSSAIAPHEHIYEELEFE, encoded by the exons ATGGTGTTATGGAACGATGGCCCGGAGGAGCTCGCACCTCCCACTTCATGCAGTTCTAGAGGGATGCAAAG cACTAAAGACTATGTTGATACACCCAAAGGAACAACTGGATGGTTTGGCCCAAATCCTCTCCAGAAAGACAACATCATCCAAGTAGACCAGACAGACAACCTGAAGATCTTCTTGAAGGGGGAGCCCCAAATACTGGGG GTGACTCAAATCCTGATTGGTCTGATGAAAGTGTGCCTGTTTGTTATAGGtctgtgtttttattcttctgaCTTTCACTACTGGTGTTATCCTCTTACCATGGTCTCAGGATATCCTGTATGGGGATCCTTATTT TTCTTCTTATCTGGAGCTGTGTCTATTGCAGctggaagaaaaatgacattgaACCTG ATCAAAGGCAGCCTGGGAGTGAACTTGCTCAGTGCTGTTGCAGGAGTGATAGGGATAATCGTGTTAATAATAGAACTGACTGTTCTATTTGCACCGGAGAAAAAGTGTCTTATTCTT AGGACGTTTGAGATTGTGATATTAGTCCTCTCCCTGCTGGAAGTCAGCATCGCtatctctctttctgtatttggGTGCAAGGTGACCTGCTTTGTCACTCAG GTGGTGATTATCCAGTCAACCAATGACAAGGTGTCTTCAGCAATAGCCCCCCATGAACATATTTATGAGGAGCTGGAGTTTGAATAG
- the LOC123601751 gene encoding membrane-spanning 4-domains subfamily A member 3-like, which translates to MQKLFCLRSANEIQNIKNGHGMSKTSDSDGKSVDIPPNPNQSTPLGKTEKPGTLKHLLDKLQKFLKGNLKALGVAQIMIGVKCIFYGIIGFFAFDSEMYPTVFFSIYTGFPLWGALSFIMSGSLTVVSAKKQTKSLLRKNIGANTLSTLVSIVGICILSYNLTKNFRYDCKKETLCLGIKSIAIGLVIVLMILTCLQILISLPLSMLVYNVDDRNIHWISVFFCWKSPSESPYQDLLPQTSIYQELECKEETPSRYPTDTSKQI; encoded by the exons ATGCAGAAACTTTTCTGTCTACGATCTGCAAATGAAATTCAGAACATCAAGAATGGACATGG AATGAGCAAAACTTCGGATTCTGATGGGAAGTCTGTGGACATTCCTCCAAACCCAAACCAAAGTACCCCATTAGGAAAGACTGAAAAGCCTGGTACCCTGAAACATTTACTCGACAAGCTGCAGAAATTCCTGAAGGGGAATCTAAAAGCTCTGGGG GTGGCTCAGATTATGATTGGTGTGAAATGCATCTTTTATGGGATAATTggattttttgcttttgattctgaAATGTACCCAACTGTTTTCTTCTCAATTTACACAGGCTTCCCTTTATGGGGGGCATTGTCT TTTATCATGTCTGGATCTCTGACTGTTGTGTCTGCcaagaagcaaacaaaatcaCTG ctgaggAAGAATATAGGTGCTAACACTCTTAGCACATTGGTCTCGATTGTTGGGATCTGTATTCTGTCatataatttaacaaaaaatttccGCTATGATTGCAAGAAGGAAACTCTCTGTTTGGGCATCAAATCAATTGCAATT gGACTTGTGATTGTCCTGATGATCCTAACTTGTCtgcaaattttaatttcactccctctctccatgcTCGTCTATAATGTGGATGACAGGAATATTCACTGG atttctgtatttttttgcTGGAAATCACCTTCTGAAAGTCCTTATCAAGACTTGTTGCCTCAAACTTCAATCTATCAAGAACTTGAATGTAAAGAAGAAACACCTTCACGTTATCCCACAGATACTAGTAAACAAATATGA
- the LOC123601752 gene encoding membrane-spanning 4-domains subfamily A member 4D-like isoform X1: protein MDLQRRDPAIYRGQSGPMPLPQEAQSNLQNFLKGEPVILGVSQIMIGLMNICLWIMVKVFLSFHKLHLFLENTVYTFIFLLGPIFLILSGTMSIASGKKTTKKMICSSLGTNTLAAILAGVSLIILAIRTEVSSHFLSETVLARYFLIGIMIMKLILIILGLIVSVLLSAFGCSAVCCDVTSVVVDLSSNDCGVAVASLYHYYDDVAFQHA, encoded by the exons ATGGATCTTCAACGAAGAGATCCAGCCATCTACCGGGGCCAGTCGGGGCCAATGCCTCTCCCTCAGGAGGCACAGAGCAATCTGCAGAATTTCCTAAAGGGGGAGCCAGTTATTCTTGGG GTGAGCCAGATCATGATTGGCCTAATGAATATTTGCCTGTGGATCATGGTAAAGGTCTTTCTTTCATTCCACAAACTACATCTATTCCTAGAGAACACGGTATataccttcattttccttttgggaCCAATCTTT TTAATTTTATCTGGAACAATGTCTATTGCGtctggaaagaaaacaacaaaaaaaatg ATCTGTAGCAGCCTTGGAACGAACACGCTGGCTGCCATATTGGCTGGAGTGTCGCTAATAATCCTTGCAATCAGAACGGAAGTCTCCAGTCACTTCTTATCAGAAACAGTTTTAGCTCGTTATTTCTTAATT gGGATTATGATTATGAAACTGATCCTCATAATCCTGGGACTCATCGTCTCGGTGTTGCTGTCTGCATTTGGATGCAGTGCTGTCTGCTGTGATGTGACCTCA gTGGTTGTCGACTTATCCTCCAATGACTGTGGAGTTGCCGTAGCCTCTCTTTATCATTATTATGATGACGTGGCTTTCCAACATGCTTAG
- the LOC123601752 gene encoding membrane-spanning 4-domains subfamily A member 4D-like isoform X2 → MDLQRRDPAIYRGQSGPMPLPQEAQSNLQNFLKGEPVILGVSQIMIGLMNICLWIMVKVFLSFHKLHLFLENTLILSGTMSIASGKKTTKKMICSSLGTNTLAAILAGVSLIILAIRTEVSSHFLSETVLARYFLIGIMIMKLILIILGLIVSVLLSAFGCSAVCCDVTSVVVDLSSNDCGVAVASLYHYYDDVAFQHA, encoded by the exons ATGGATCTTCAACGAAGAGATCCAGCCATCTACCGGGGCCAGTCGGGGCCAATGCCTCTCCCTCAGGAGGCACAGAGCAATCTGCAGAATTTCCTAAAGGGGGAGCCAGTTATTCTTGGG GTGAGCCAGATCATGATTGGCCTAATGAATATTTGCCTGTGGATCATGGTAAAGGTCTTTCTTTCATTCCACAAACTACATCTATTCCTAGAGAACACG TTAATTTTATCTGGAACAATGTCTATTGCGtctggaaagaaaacaacaaaaaaaatg ATCTGTAGCAGCCTTGGAACGAACACGCTGGCTGCCATATTGGCTGGAGTGTCGCTAATAATCCTTGCAATCAGAACGGAAGTCTCCAGTCACTTCTTATCAGAAACAGTTTTAGCTCGTTATTTCTTAATT gGGATTATGATTATGAAACTGATCCTCATAATCCTGGGACTCATCGTCTCGGTGTTGCTGTCTGCATTTGGATGCAGTGCTGTCTGCTGTGATGTGACCTCA gTGGTTGTCGACTTATCCTCCAATGACTGTGGAGTTGCCGTAGCCTCTCTTTATCATTATTATGATGACGTGGCTTTCCAACATGCTTAG